The genomic region AGAAGAAACCAAGTCACAATAAATACAAAAGTTGACATTATAAATGCAGAACAAAGATGAAAAGTATACACCTTAagatatataaaatattttaaatgatgATAATATAGATGCAACAACCACTAAACTTAAATAAAGAAACAAAGAAATAACTTAccattaaataaatgaataaataactatcTTTAACTTCAACTGAAAATGAACAACAATCAACTAATAGCTATTCATCAGAAAATGAAAACTAACTAATTCAACTAAAATTACTTAACTATAAGTGTAGTTAAGTAATAAAATCCAAATGCTTGAAACAAGATAGAGACTCAATAAATAATTTTACCCTATCAAGGAAATAAATAATAGTTTAGAGAATACAACTCATTAAGCTTTGTAATACAACTCATTAAGCTTTGTTTTGATAACCTAAATAAGCCTCAACACAGTCCAGAAGAGGGATAACATCATCCAgagcttttccacccaaccacaaaCCTGCCAATTTCCCATGCCTCTTCCAACTAGAAGGGTCCAACCCTCCGTGAAGGTAGCAGACTAAATATTAGACCTTTTTACCATCTTGCCATCTAAGCTTGGTGTTTAGAACCTACATTTAACTAGTCGGTCACACATTATAGGTACCTCATAGTCGTGTACATTATGTCTTGAAAAGTCGATGTTTAACCATTGCATGGTGCATAAGAAAAAGGTTGTTTGTGTACCCATGTCATGGTACATCAAGCAACATTAGGTGAATCTAACCAGTGGATTAAGTAAGCTCACTTGATTTTTTAAATATaaacaaaacaattactcatgttgTAAGAATCCAATATTTAGTACAATCGAATCAGTTTTGATCTTATATttcaacaaatgaaaaataaatgtaataatcaataGAACACAGGCtctgttattaaataatataaacattcATACAAAAAAGGAATCTCAATGAATACATGTATGAATATCTGAATCTTTAAGACTATTGAAGTCACAAATTAGATTGATTAGTTGATCTTGAGGTTGATGATGACTTGTTTGGACGTATCCATGAGTCAATTTTATATGGGTTACATGCATTGTGTGCTTGGTTAATGTCATAATATCAAGAAGGTTGTTATGGTTGTTAATGTTAGTAGACATAAGATTGTTGGATAAGAGTCCAGTGGATTAATTGAACATGTATGATTTGTGGGTCATTTGTACTCTAGTATGAACAAGTTGAGCAAGAGTGGTGAAGTTTGACAACACTTGTGTGAACTTTTTTACGAAACCTTGGCCAAGGCTGCGCTACTTAACCATGCAAATGTCAGTTCACTTGAAGCGGATGCAACAAATAGTTAGATGGTCATTCTAGTTAGGAGGCACATATAGTGTGTGACCGACTAGTTATGTGTAGGTTCTAAACACTAGGCTCAGATGAAAGATGGGAAAAAGGTCTAGTTCTTAGTTTGCTACCCTCGCGAGGGGTCGAGCCCTTCTAGTTGGAAGAGGCACGAGAGAGTGTCAGGCCTGTGGTTGGGTGGAACTTGATGATCTCTCCTTCTTCTAGACTATGTTGAGGCTTGTTCAAGCTATTAGAAGGAAGCTTAATGAATTGTATTCTCTAAACTTCTATCTATTTCCTTGATAGAGTAAAATTATTTATTGAGTCTCTTTCTTGTTTCAAGTATATGAAGTTTATTACTTAATTGCTCTTACAGTTAACTACTTTTAGTTGAATTAGTTAGTTTTCATTTTTCAATGAAAAGATGTTAGTTAATTATTGTCCATTTTCAACTGAAGTTGAAGataaatgtttattcatttatttagTGATAAGTTAGTTCTCTATTTTCTTTATTTAAGTTTAGTGGTTGTTACAATAGACAAAAGTTTCCTTCTCAATGCTTTACCACCAACCTATTCTTAGGCACATGAAATTgataaaatccattttgtgcatattatATAACCATGGAATTCCATGAAACCACATTTATCTTTAAGCATCTTATCAACACTTTCCAATGTACCAAAACCACAAACTCTATGTCACAAGAAAATAGAGCATTGGTACAAAAAAACCTTACAAAATTTGTTTCAACAAGTCAGAGGTGGTATTGCATGTGGCTTTATGCAATACAAGCATGCCATTGTCAAATACAAACTAACTTGACCATAAAACTCTTGCtaaaaaataatgatgtagaaaatccAACCCTACCAACTATTTATGAACTTGTTGAACATATCATGTCAACTCGATGAttaaccttcaaaacctcttttaacATACCCATTAGGGGATAGGGCTTCTATAATGGAACACTCTTATTTTGTGCCTCCCAAAATGTTATGTGgatatttcaaatcaatcttaaTTTTGTACAATTGCTTACTTGTCAAGTTCCCTATTTTTAAAATCTGGTTTTCAATTCACATtctcaaatatgatgccacatcaacatgtttttttGTCGAGGTGTTTGAAATGGTTCCAAAAATGTAAGACCAATAGTTGTGCACTAAGTTATGTTTATTAGTGCACTGATGCGACATAGCATAATTGGTTGTTTTTTTAGATTTATTGAAATCTTTGTGGGGATAATTAAGTGAGAGAGACCAATAGTGGAGAGAGATTCCAATGCATGGTATAGGAGGTGGACACAATGGGCTCTATAGTGGTGCACTAAAAGTATTTTGTCAATACTCATCCTCAAAAAGATTCCTCTAAATTTCAAAAAAACAACCAATTATGTGATGCCACATTAACACACTATTAAACATGATTTAGTGCACACCTATAAGTCTTAAGTATTACTTTTTTGAGACCATTATGGACACATTCACAAAAGGATATGTTGATGTGACATCATATTGACCATGTGGACTTGAAAACAAATCTTTTAAGCAAGAGACTGACAAGTAAATTGTTGTACAAAATTGAACATGATTTGAAATATACACGTAAGATTTTGAAAAAATTAAAGTTCATGTATTGATCGTCTCCCCTATTAACATGACACTTTTAATGCTCCACTAATAAATATTATCTTAACTATTATATCCCGCTCAACCATAAAACACTGCACACTCTCCCTCTACActcaaaaaaagaagagaaaaaagaagCCCATCATATTAACATGACACTTTTAATGCTCCACTAATAAATATTATCTTAACAATTATATCCAGCTCAACCATAAGACACTGCACACTCTCCCTCTCCCTGCACACTCGGGGAAAAAGGAAGCCCATCATTCAATGAAGAAaacaacaatccagaaagaatgaaaaGGAGAGGGCCTCGCCGCACAGCTTGTGCGGTTTCCAAAATGGATGGAGATCATATTGTCCATTGAACTTGGTGAAAGGCTGCCCAAACAATTCAGTGAAAGCGTCATCCTCAGAAACTTTTGCATGACGGCTAAGAGAGGCCGTCAAAAAACGAAAAATAAAACTGGTGCTACCTTCCACCACCTGCTGAAGTAGACTAAGTACCTACTTAACATAATGTACCTACTTAACATAATGTTGGTTTTAATCTTACCCAGATCGGTCACACCCAAATTTCTTTCCACTCTTTTATGACTACTTTTAAGTGCCCTTAGTCATAGGAAGTCTCTCCCAAATTTTTGTCCCAAATTTTTGTTCTTCTTAAAAAGCCACAATTTGTATATGATTTAATTAGCATGGAGTTGGCACGATTCCAGCTGAAGTCTAGATGTCAACTCGTAAGATGTTTTCAAAGTTTCCAAAAAGTACACAACAATGAAAAAAGTTTGCTGAATCGTTGAATGCATTGTTTTAGGCTAATTCTGTACGTCCACACTGAACAGTGGTGGCTCTGGACtcttatttattattgtaaaatagaGCTGATTTGATAGCTGCAACTATCCGCTTGAAATTTGACTGTCTCCGTCTCAGGGCAGGTCTCTGATTAAGATCACGCCCATATTTAAAAAATGGAATTTATAATGGGTTGAATTCTGCTAGTGCACAGTGGGATTTGTAGGTAATTGGATTTCAGGAAGCGCGTCTTTAAGCATTTGGGAGGCGTTATGCCCAACAAGTTGAGTCTTACAAGTTTGGTTCTTGCAGGTCTCTGATTACAGTTACATCCTGCATGGTAGGCGGGTGTTGAGGGCAAGTGAATTTCAAATAGCGGGTCTTTTAGCATTTGGAAGGTATAGTACCGAGTGGAGTTTTGGGCCTTATATCAGAAGTTTGAGATTTGAACAGAGGATTGTCTATATAGATTATCGTAAGAGTTGGGTTTTGGGTATTCGTTTATTTTATATATTGTAATTTGGCGACAATTTGTTGTGAATAATTGGACTTTTAAATTGACCAATATGATTTTGGGTTCAATATCTTGTCTACAAAATCCGATTTTTGGGGAGGCCTCAAAAGGAATCTTGTATCGGACTGAGAATTTCTCTTTCAGTCCAAGGCATGTGCTTGTTAGACAATCCCCACATACGATGTCCACTAGATGTTATTGTAGTATCCTAGGAACTGTTAGTCATACAGCATGCCATTCTAGGAAATCAGTAAATCCTGAAAGAATTGATTGTTTAACTAGAATTCCCCAGAAATTTCATAGACAAAATAGGATTCAGAAGGGATTTACCTTATTTCGAGGATATAAATCCAGCAATTTCGATTATGGTAAAAAACAGGTGGTTTTATCTTCATTATCCTCATTTGCAGAGCCTGATGGAGAAGATATTGAGAGAAATTACTTTGACAAGGAAGAGAATAAAGATTATAAAATAAGCAACAGTACTTCAAGGCTTGATAAGGGTGGGGCTCAGAATCAAAAAGTGCAAGGAATGTCAGAAGCATTTAACATCTCCCCCCAAACAGCCTTTGCCATTTCAGGAAGCATTGCATTAGCAGCCCTCGTTCTTCCACTGTTGATGAAATCTCTAGGACATGGCCTGCCTATGAAAACAAAGAGTCTTTCTTATCTAACACTACTGTGTGGGTTCTATATGGCATGGAATATAGGTGCCAATGATGTTGCAAATGCAATGGGAACTTCAGTTGGCTCAGGTGCACTAACATTGAGACAGGCTGTGTTGATAGCAGGATTCTTGGAATTTTCAGGAGCTTTTTTGATGGGTTCACATGTCAGTAGCACCATGCAGAACGGAATTTTGGTTGCAAATGTATTTAATGGCAAGGATTCTCTGCTATTTGCAGGTATGCTGTCATCATTAGCATCTGCAGGCACATGGTTGCAGGTATGTTTTAAAACATAGATTATATATTTCTTTAGCTGGAAATTCATTTTGGGCAGCGCACATTTCTGTTATCTCTTCATTAGTGTTTCTTAGTAAAAGCCAGTCTCACAAATCATTTTTTGTCAACAATGACTTATGGGTATTGCATTTTTGGATATTGGTATGGACTAGGCTGTTAATTTTTGAGTGACCTTTTAGCAATCAGTTCTCACGGTTCCAGTGAAGATATCTGAGTGGGTCATCATGTCTATGAATGCTCTAGGCttcaatttgttgcattgtaattcATAACCATGTCTCTCCTGATGTGAAGGGCTACTGATGAATGATAACTTAGTACAAGATAATAGGGTAAACCGTAAAAGTCTTTTGACACTACTTAAAGCACTTGTTGATTTGTGTATAATAA from Cryptomeria japonica chromosome 3, Sugi_1.0, whole genome shotgun sequence harbors:
- the LOC131070364 gene encoding uncharacterized protein LOC131070364 encodes the protein MILGSISCLQNPIFGEASKGILYRTENFSFSPRHVLVRQSPHTMSTRCYCSILGTVSHTACHSRKSVNPERIDCLTRIPQKFHRQNRIQKGFTLFRGYKSSNFDYGKKQVVLSSLSSFAEPDGEDIERNYFDKEENKDYKISNSTSRLDKGGAQNQKVQGMSEAFNISPQTAFAISGSIALAALVLPLLMKSLGHGLPMKTKSLSYLTLLCGFYMAWNIGANDVANAMGTSVGSGALTLRQAVLIAGFLEFSGAFLMGSHVSSTMQNGILVANVFNGKDSLLFAGMLSSLASAGTWLQLEDSREHTQPGFDEHAPLPPIKWSTPEHTDLTTLMRPVMTYTKWWVNQKCHRLKQKNITLTYNLMGVAEGYSSNEEATQNARPSESAKRKGKAVENEELAQKKKRIEPSRSATSRNEKYILTIDESLAEIKIPSSVHERNAESVHQEDE